A genome region from Streptomyces pratensis includes the following:
- a CDS encoding toxin Doc, with the protein MVRSPDYRRLLERQANLLDDLAVNDCSVCAGLAARHKIDPPRHDQHSPDAFWRAAVRLEECVVMRPLPARDERYGVGVAVAYLGMHGEQVNTKFEAWRELMADIRGLQLDSYDIAERLRSFRAE; encoded by the coding sequence ATGGTGAGATCTCCTGACTACCGCCGGCTCCTGGAACGTCAGGCGAATCTGCTCGACGACCTCGCGGTCAACGACTGCTCCGTGTGCGCCGGCCTGGCTGCCCGGCACAAGATCGACCCGCCCCGTCACGATCAGCACAGCCCGGACGCCTTCTGGCGGGCCGCCGTGAGGCTGGAGGAGTGCGTTGTCATGCGTCCGCTGCCTGCTCGTGATGAGCGGTACGGCGTCGGCGTGGCCGTCGCGTACCTGGGGATGCACGGAGAGCAGGTCAACACGAAGTTCGAGGCCTGGCGAGAGCTGATGGCCGACATTCGCGGCCTGCAGCTGGACTCGTACGACATTGCCGAGCGGCTGCGTTCGTTTCGGGCTGAGTGA
- a CDS encoding GntR family transcriptional regulator — MTRFEAAELPDSHVARTEELIRTGIHSGAYMPGARLRERELAEALGVSRVPVREALMRLATEGLVVLEPRRGARVRRLTLRDVDELFDLRLSLEVFAARRAAEIVARGGCHDVLRKVLDEAGAATARRDAAGIAAANTAFHAELITMTGNRLLQSSFQPSLGLMHWLFRLTGTERGAEEHCAEHRQICDAIGAGRPRLAEALTFSHIDIRREPVMRSLSRTLPAD; from the coding sequence GTGACGCGCTTCGAGGCAGCTGAACTTCCCGACTCCCACGTGGCACGCACCGAGGAGCTGATCAGGACCGGCATCCACTCCGGGGCGTACATGCCCGGCGCGCGGCTGCGTGAGCGCGAACTCGCGGAGGCGCTCGGCGTCTCGCGCGTCCCGGTGCGCGAGGCCTTGATGCGGCTCGCCACCGAGGGGCTCGTCGTCCTGGAACCGCGGCGCGGCGCGCGCGTGCGCCGGCTCACCCTCCGCGACGTCGACGAACTCTTCGACCTGCGGCTGAGTCTGGAGGTGTTCGCCGCGCGGCGGGCGGCCGAGATCGTCGCGCGCGGCGGTTGCCACGACGTGTTGCGCAAGGTGCTGGACGAGGCCGGGGCGGCGACCGCGCGCCGGGACGCGGCGGGCATCGCGGCCGCGAACACCGCCTTCCACGCGGAGCTCATCACCATGACCGGGAACCGGCTGCTCCAGTCCTCCTTCCAGCCCTCCCTGGGCCTGATGCACTGGCTGTTCCGGCTTACGGGCACCGAGCGCGGCGCCGAGGAGCACTGTGCCGAGCACCGGCAGATCTGCGACGCGATCGGCGCCGGCCGTCCGCGCCTCGCCGAGGCGCTGACGTTCTCCCACATCGACATCCGGCGCGAGCCCGTGATGCGGTCCCTGTCCCGGACGCTGCCCGCGGACTGA
- a CDS encoding chlorohydrolase family protein: protein MRTRWRARHILAHQGGGHALLRDGEVVWEDDTVVYVGPRYEGAVDQERDLGESLVMPGLIDLDALTDVDHLVIDSWAGPERGKGLQWSLDYFTHRRHDVFTPRERATIRAYALAQLALHGITTFMPIASEVHSRWAEPYEELVDMARTARGIGLRGYLGPAYRSGVNVVLPDGTRDVAFDEEEGRAGLRDAVRFLDHLAKLDDPLLTGVLLPCRIETLTEELLGETARIGRERGVLIRLHALQGLVERDIIRRRHGLSSLELLQKHDLLNPNLLIPHTVTIDRHPSVHGEDRGDLALLAGSGVSVIHCPQTSLRYGEMLHSFRAYREAGVNLCLGTDSFPPDLIRGMDVGVHLAKIAEGRSDAAPAEQYVEAATLGGARALGRDDLGRIAPGAQADLVAFSLDDIRDGVLDDPVRTFLLNGTARQATNSVVAGRPVLVDGGLPGIDLEALRRDSQALFERMRAAYSERDVERRETAELFPATFPAFHAPEQEACA, encoded by the coding sequence ATGCGCACCCGCTGGCGCGCCCGGCACATCCTCGCCCACCAGGGCGGCGGCCACGCGCTGCTGCGGGACGGCGAGGTGGTGTGGGAGGACGACACCGTCGTCTACGTCGGGCCGCGCTACGAGGGCGCTGTCGACCAGGAGCGCGACCTGGGCGAATCCCTGGTCATGCCGGGGCTCATCGACCTCGACGCGCTCACCGACGTAGACCATCTCGTGATCGACTCCTGGGCCGGCCCCGAGCGGGGCAAGGGCCTGCAGTGGTCGCTCGACTACTTCACCCACCGCCGCCACGACGTGTTCACCCCGCGGGAGCGGGCGACGATCCGCGCGTACGCCCTCGCCCAGCTCGCGCTGCACGGCATCACCACGTTCATGCCGATCGCCTCCGAGGTGCACAGCCGTTGGGCGGAGCCGTACGAGGAACTGGTCGACATGGCGCGGACGGCGCGCGGGATCGGACTGCGCGGATACCTCGGTCCCGCCTACCGTTCGGGCGTCAACGTCGTCCTGCCTGACGGCACCCGCGACGTCGCCTTCGACGAGGAGGAGGGCCGTGCGGGCCTGCGCGACGCGGTCCGCTTCCTCGACCATCTCGCGAAGCTCGACGACCCGCTGCTGACCGGCGTCCTGCTGCCCTGCCGCATCGAGACGCTCACCGAGGAACTGCTCGGCGAGACGGCACGGATCGGGCGGGAACGCGGCGTCCTGATCCGGCTGCACGCACTCCAGGGCCTGGTCGAGCGCGACATCATCCGGCGCCGGCACGGCCTGTCGTCCCTCGAACTTCTCCAGAAGCACGACCTGTTGAACCCGAACCTGCTGATCCCGCACACCGTCACCATCGACCGGCACCCCTCGGTGCACGGTGAGGACCGCGGCGATCTGGCGCTGCTCGCCGGCAGTGGCGTCTCGGTGATCCACTGCCCGCAGACGTCCCTGCGCTACGGTGAGATGCTGCACTCGTTCCGCGCCTACCGCGAGGCCGGGGTGAACCTGTGTTTGGGCACGGACTCCTTCCCGCCGGACCTGATCCGAGGCATGGACGTCGGTGTGCACCTGGCCAAGATCGCCGAGGGCCGCTCGGACGCCGCACCCGCCGAACAGTACGTTGAGGCTGCCACCCTGGGCGGAGCCCGCGCCCTGGGCCGCGACGACCTGGGCCGGATCGCGCCAGGCGCCCAGGCCGACCTGGTCGCCTTCTCGCTCGACGACATCCGCGACGGCGTGCTGGACGACCCGGTACGGACGTTCCTGCTCAACGGCACGGCACGGCAGGCGACGAACTCGGTCGTCGCGGGCCGCCCGGTCCTGGTGGACGGCGGTCTGCCCGGGATCGACCTGGAGGCCCTGCGGCGCGACTCCCAGGCTCTCTTCGAGCGGATGCGGGCGGCCTACAGCGAGCGCGACGTGGAGCGCCGCGAGACGGCCGAGCTCTTCCCGGCCACCTTCCCGGCGTTCCACGCTCCCGAGCAGGAGGCCTGTGCGTGA
- a CDS encoding ABC transporter permease subunit — MLPARQPSDADAGGVPDSAPPAATSAPPAIAARSLLGTAWLRIRRSKIALAALAVVVLMILFAALAPLLTAIEGQDPYTTRTSPDVLDDYGTPGLPLSYYRFPSADHWLGVEPGLGRDLFARMAHGAQVSLIIALLATAVSVVLGTVLGAAAGYFGGKVDMVISRIMDLFLAFPHLLLVLSLTPILQSRLGDTALGDGSLLPIASLVIILGFFGWAYLARVVRGQVLSIREQEFVEAARAYGASHRSIILRQIVPNVMGVVLVYATMMIPTNITAEAALSFLGVGVKDPTPSWGQMLNAAQAGNWYLTDPWFLAVPAGALVITVLAFNLLGDAVRDALDPKSSRG; from the coding sequence GTGCTGCCCGCGCGGCAGCCCTCCGACGCCGATGCCGGAGGCGTGCCCGACTCGGCGCCGCCCGCGGCGACTTCGGCCCCGCCCGCCATCGCCGCCCGCTCCCTGCTCGGCACGGCATGGCTGCGCATCCGGCGCAGCAAGATCGCGCTCGCCGCGCTCGCCGTGGTGGTCCTCATGATCCTTTTCGCGGCGCTCGCCCCGCTGCTCACCGCGATCGAAGGCCAGGACCCCTACACCACTCGCACCAGTCCGGACGTCCTCGACGACTACGGCACGCCAGGACTCCCGCTGTCCTACTACCGCTTCCCGTCCGCCGACCACTGGCTCGGCGTCGAACCGGGCCTCGGCCGCGACCTCTTCGCCCGCATGGCGCACGGCGCTCAGGTGTCCCTGATCATCGCACTGCTCGCGACCGCCGTCTCCGTCGTCCTAGGCACCGTGCTCGGCGCGGCCGCCGGCTACTTCGGCGGCAAGGTCGACATGGTGATCAGCCGGATCATGGACCTGTTCCTGGCCTTCCCGCACCTGCTGCTCGTACTCTCGCTCACGCCGATCCTGCAGTCCCGGCTCGGCGACACGGCGCTCGGGGACGGCAGCCTGCTGCCGATCGCCTCGCTCGTGATCATCCTCGGCTTCTTCGGCTGGGCCTATCTCGCACGCGTCGTCCGCGGCCAGGTGCTGTCCATCCGCGAGCAGGAGTTCGTCGAGGCGGCACGCGCCTACGGGGCCTCGCACCGCTCGATCATCCTGCGCCAGATCGTCCCCAACGTCATGGGCGTCGTCCTCGTCTACGCCACGATGATGATCCCCACGAACATCACCGCCGAGGCCGCGCTCTCCTTCCTCGGCGTCGGCGTGAAGGACCCCACCCCGTCGTGGGGCCAGATGCTCAACGCCGCCCAGGCCGGCAACTGGTACCTGACCGACCCCTGGTTCCTCGCCGTCCCCGCCGGCGCCCTGGTGATCACGGTCCTCGCCTTCAACCTGCTCGGCGACGCGGTCCGCGACGCCCTCGACCCCAAGTCCTCCCGTGGCTGA
- a CDS encoding ABC transporter substrate-binding protein, producing the protein MNRRTTAALALAAATGLTLTACGGPKPAPGSGSRAPADAFEAVKVGEGDTTRGGNVNVLMSTDFQTLDPGNSNYVQTANVGQLYYRTLTMAKEEAGKPPKIVPDLATDLGKRSKDGLTWTYTLKKGLRFEDGSPITAKDVKYGVERTYARDVYTQAPQELNAALSDDGYKGPYAKGSAGDFKGIETPDSRTVVFRLKQPFAEFPALVSRSNTAPVPRAKDTKLDYTNHPVSTGPYKIKHYDRGRSMQLVRNPEWDPATDPNRTALPDTFTFSLSTAQSTISQQLLADSDATALTLDSAGGLQASDAAKLDTANVARRTASGLIGCTDVLDFNTESIKDPVVREAIAIAIDRKAIHLQYGGARFGKLTQSYINPDQRGYVTQHTALAPSGQPRVAAAKKLLKGRDYPKKLVYGYADATPRYKNMGTSLQQNLKQIGIDLELRAIPAANYYTTLAGENMPDIARSGWCGGADSGSVRTTVDPNLGPSVDGKSFGFSNIPRYHDPEIARAMYALRGENGTSEDLGRKWATLFDRGMQDYPLVPLIRNVTRSVVGSHIRNAQVGYFFGSIDLSTVSVVSKKG; encoded by the coding sequence GTGAATCGACGCACCACAGCGGCGCTCGCCCTGGCGGCGGCCACCGGACTGACCCTCACCGCCTGCGGTGGCCCCAAGCCCGCGCCCGGCTCGGGCTCCCGCGCCCCCGCAGACGCCTTCGAGGCCGTCAAGGTCGGCGAGGGCGACACGACCCGGGGCGGCAACGTCAACGTCCTGATGTCCACCGACTTCCAGACCCTCGACCCGGGCAACAGCAACTACGTCCAGACGGCCAACGTCGGCCAGCTCTACTACCGCACCCTCACCATGGCGAAGGAGGAGGCGGGCAAGCCCCCGAAGATCGTCCCCGACCTCGCCACCGATCTCGGCAAGCGGTCCAAGGACGGACTGACCTGGACGTACACCCTGAAGAAGGGGCTCAGGTTCGAGGACGGCTCACCGATCACCGCCAAGGACGTCAAGTACGGCGTCGAGCGGACCTACGCCCGCGACGTCTACACACAGGCGCCGCAGGAACTGAACGCGGCCCTGTCCGACGACGGCTACAAGGGCCCCTACGCCAAAGGCTCCGCCGGTGACTTCAAGGGCATCGAGACGCCCGACAGCCGTACGGTCGTCTTCAGGCTGAAGCAGCCCTTCGCCGAGTTCCCCGCGCTCGTCTCGCGCTCCAACACCGCCCCCGTGCCCCGGGCGAAGGACACCAAGCTCGACTACACCAACCACCCGGTGTCCACCGGCCCGTACAAGATCAAGCACTACGACCGCGGCCGCTCCATGCAGCTCGTGCGCAACCCCGAATGGGACCCGGCGACCGACCCGAACCGCACCGCGCTGCCGGACACCTTCACCTTCAGTCTCTCCACCGCCCAGTCGACCATCAGCCAGCAACTGCTCGCCGACTCCGACGCGACGGCCCTCACCCTCGACAGCGCGGGCGGGCTCCAGGCGTCCGACGCGGCGAAGCTCGACACGGCGAACGTCGCGCGGCGAACCGCCTCCGGGCTGATCGGCTGCACCGACGTCCTGGACTTCAACACCGAGTCCATCAAGGACCCGGTCGTGCGCGAGGCGATCGCCATCGCCATCGACCGCAAGGCCATCCACCTCCAGTACGGCGGCGCCCGCTTCGGCAAGCTCACCCAGTCGTACATCAACCCCGACCAGCGCGGATACGTCACCCAGCACACGGCCCTCGCCCCGTCGGGGCAGCCGCGGGTGGCCGCGGCCAAGAAGCTCCTCAAGGGCCGCGACTACCCGAAGAAGCTCGTCTACGGGTACGCCGACGCAACGCCCCGCTACAAGAACATGGGCACCTCGCTCCAGCAGAACCTGAAGCAGATCGGCATCGACCTCGAACTGCGCGCCATCCCCGCCGCGAACTACTACACGACGCTCGCCGGCGAGAACATGCCGGACATCGCCCGCAGCGGCTGGTGCGGCGGCGCCGACAGCGGGTCGGTGCGCACGACCGTCGACCCGAATCTGGGCCCGAGCGTCGACGGCAAGTCCTTCGGCTTCTCCAACATCCCCCGCTACCACGACCCGGAGATCGCCCGCGCCATGTACGCACTGCGGGGCGAGAACGGAACGAGCGAGGACCTCGGCCGCAAGTGGGCGACGCTCTTCGACCGGGGCATGCAGGACTACCCGCTCGTCCCGCTGATCAGGAACGTCACCCGCAGCGTCGTCGGATCCCACATCCGCAACGCGCAAGTCGGTTACTTCTTCGGCTCCATCGACCTGTCGACCGTCTCTGTCGTGTCCAAGAAGGGGTGA
- a CDS encoding ABC transporter permease, producing the protein MPAFLLRRLGATVVLLIVISFVTFSLFQFGPADPAAAACGQECTPERVAEARVALGMDKPFLTQYLTYMSGLFQGRTIGAAGAQSLCEWPCFGKSFQTNEDVTAVLERALPYTVSVAVGAIVLWTVAGVTLGTLAALRKNKLTDKVIVGAASIGVSLPIPVTGLLLLLVFVSTFGLLPFTTNAITSPFGPAGFGGWFQNYLLPWVALAVLFSAQYIRVTRSSMLETLGEDFMRTARSKGLSKTVMVVRHGARAGLTPVVTMLGLDIGLLLGGAVLTEQIFSVPGVGFTAVRAAQAGDLPVTMAITLLAAFFIIVANVVVDAVYAVIDPRVRAA; encoded by the coding sequence ATGCCCGCCTTTCTGCTACGGCGTCTCGGCGCCACCGTCGTCCTGCTGATCGTCATCAGCTTCGTCACCTTCAGCCTGTTCCAGTTCGGGCCCGCCGACCCGGCCGCCGCGGCCTGCGGCCAGGAGTGCACGCCCGAACGCGTCGCCGAGGCGCGCGTCGCCCTCGGCATGGACAAGCCGTTCCTCACCCAGTACCTGACCTACATGTCCGGCCTGTTCCAAGGGCGGACGATCGGCGCGGCCGGCGCGCAGTCGCTGTGCGAGTGGCCCTGCTTCGGCAAGTCCTTCCAGACGAACGAGGACGTCACCGCAGTACTGGAACGCGCCCTGCCGTACACGGTCTCCGTCGCTGTCGGAGCGATCGTCCTGTGGACGGTCGCGGGCGTCACCCTCGGTACTCTGGCCGCGCTGCGCAAGAACAAGCTCACCGACAAGGTGATCGTCGGCGCCGCCTCCATCGGTGTGTCCCTGCCGATCCCGGTCACCGGTCTGCTCCTGCTCCTCGTCTTCGTCTCGACGTTCGGCCTGTTGCCGTTCACGACGAACGCCATCACCTCACCGTTCGGCCCCGCCGGCTTCGGCGGCTGGTTCCAGAACTATCTGCTGCCCTGGGTCGCGCTCGCCGTCCTGTTCAGCGCCCAGTACATCCGCGTCACCCGCAGCTCCATGCTGGAGACGCTCGGCGAGGACTTCATGCGCACCGCCCGCTCCAAGGGCCTGTCGAAAACCGTGATGGTCGTCCGGCACGGCGCCCGCGCCGGGCTCACCCCCGTCGTCACCATGCTCGGCCTCGACATCGGCCTGCTGCTCGGCGGCGCGGTCCTCACCGAGCAGATCTTCTCCGTCCCCGGAGTCGGCTTCACCGCCGTACGGGCCGCGCAGGCCGGCGATCTGCCCGTGACCATGGCGATCACCCTGCTCGCCGCCTTCTTCATCATCGTCGCCAATGTCGTCGTCGACGCCGTCTACGCCGTCATCGACCCGCGAGTGAGGGCCGCCTGA
- a CDS encoding ABC transporter ATP-binding protein: MSTSTEQPLLRISDLRVAFPTDDGLVHAVNGMDLTLNRGETLGLVGESGSGKTVTSQALMGLLKESRAQVTGEILLDGTDLNSLSEDRIRTWRGKKIAMIFQDPLSAMHPFHTVGAQIAEAYRVHNKVSRKAALAVAVDMLGRVGIPDPKRRAGAFPHEFSGGMRQRAMIAMALVCEPELLIADEPTTALDVTVQAQILDLLGELQQETGTAVVLVTHDLGVVAEVCHHVAVMYGGQCVERGSVRQLFRDPRHPYTQGLLASMPTLGDNGGRLRPIPGFPPSLTSLPTGCLFADRCPQTHLVPDGLCHSERPAFITAEAADHPSRCHQEHLAVAGNTTGSTVGDTTEEAAR; this comes from the coding sequence ATGTCCACCTCCACCGAGCAACCTCTGCTTCGTATAAGCGACTTGCGTGTCGCCTTCCCCACCGACGACGGACTCGTGCACGCCGTCAACGGCATGGACCTCACCCTGAACCGGGGCGAGACCCTCGGCCTCGTCGGCGAGTCCGGCTCCGGCAAGACCGTCACCAGCCAGGCGCTGATGGGCCTCCTCAAGGAGAGCCGGGCACAGGTCACCGGCGAGATACTGCTCGACGGCACCGACCTCAACTCCCTGTCCGAGGATCGGATACGGACCTGGCGTGGCAAGAAGATCGCCATGATCTTCCAGGACCCGCTCTCCGCGATGCACCCCTTCCACACCGTCGGCGCGCAGATAGCCGAGGCGTACCGCGTCCACAACAAGGTGTCGCGCAAGGCCGCACTCGCCGTCGCCGTCGACATGCTCGGCCGGGTCGGCATCCCCGACCCGAAGCGGCGGGCCGGCGCCTTCCCGCACGAGTTCTCCGGCGGCATGCGCCAGCGCGCGATGATCGCCATGGCGCTCGTCTGCGAACCCGAACTGCTCATCGCCGACGAGCCGACGACCGCTCTCGATGTCACCGTGCAGGCGCAGATCCTCGACCTGCTCGGCGAACTCCAGCAGGAGACCGGCACCGCCGTCGTCCTCGTCACCCACGACCTCGGCGTCGTCGCCGAGGTCTGCCACCACGTCGCCGTCATGTACGGCGGACAGTGCGTGGAGCGGGGCAGCGTGCGCCAGCTGTTCCGGGACCCGCGCCACCCCTACACCCAGGGCCTGCTCGCCTCCATGCCGACGCTCGGCGACAACGGCGGACGGCTGCGGCCCATCCCCGGCTTCCCGCCGTCGCTCACCTCGCTGCCCACCGGGTGTCTCTTCGCCGACCGCTGCCCGCAGACCCACCTCGTGCCCGACGGGCTGTGCCACAGCGAGCGGCCGGCCTTCATCACGGCAGAGGCGGCCGACCATCCGTCCCGGTGCCACCAGGAGCATCTCGCCGTCGCCGGGAACACCACCGGGAGCACCGTCGGCGACACCACCGAGGAGGCCGCGCGATGA
- a CDS encoding ABC transporter ATP-binding protein produces the protein MTTTEQTPLLEADGLTKHFPGRGGLMGRGGAPIKAVDGVSFSVGAGQTLGIVGESGCGKSTTGRLLMRLLEPTSGTVRLDGRDIGAMKRAEAQEYRRQVQMVFQNPTSSLNPRQTVGAAIAAPLHAQGIDPADGIKTRVRELMDRVGLRPDHYNRFPHEFSGGQKQRVGIARALALEPRLIICDEPVSALDVSVQAQVVNLLQDIQADTGVSYLFIAHDLSVVRHFADRVAVMYLGKVMESGVTRDVFDHPRHPYTRALLSAVPQPDPDADRGRRMRLSGDLPTPADPPSGCVFRTRCPLRPTLGEAEQARCAGEVPSVASDEGPACHFADRAVAARH, from the coding sequence ATGACCACCACCGAGCAGACCCCGCTGCTTGAGGCCGACGGCCTGACGAAGCACTTCCCGGGCAGGGGCGGCCTGATGGGCCGCGGCGGCGCCCCGATCAAGGCCGTCGACGGTGTCAGCTTCTCCGTCGGCGCGGGACAGACCCTCGGCATCGTCGGCGAGTCAGGGTGCGGGAAGTCCACCACCGGGCGGCTGCTGATGCGGCTCCTGGAACCCACCTCGGGCACCGTCCGCCTCGACGGCCGCGACATCGGCGCGATGAAGCGGGCCGAGGCACAGGAGTACCGGCGCCAGGTCCAGATGGTGTTCCAGAACCCCACCTCGTCCCTCAACCCCCGGCAGACGGTCGGCGCCGCCATCGCCGCCCCGCTGCATGCCCAGGGCATCGACCCGGCCGACGGGATCAAAACGCGCGTACGGGAACTGATGGACCGGGTGGGCCTGCGCCCCGACCACTACAACCGGTTCCCGCACGAGTTCTCCGGCGGGCAGAAACAGCGCGTCGGCATCGCCCGCGCCCTCGCGCTCGAACCGCGCCTGATCATCTGCGACGAGCCGGTCTCCGCCCTCGACGTCTCGGTCCAGGCGCAGGTCGTCAACCTCCTCCAGGACATCCAGGCCGACACCGGCGTCTCGTACCTCTTCATCGCCCACGACCTGTCCGTCGTACGGCACTTCGCCGACCGCGTCGCGGTCATGTACCTCGGCAAGGTCATGGAGAGCGGAGTGACCCGGGACGTCTTCGACCACCCCCGCCACCCCTACACCCGGGCCCTGCTCTCCGCCGTGCCCCAGCCCGACCCGGACGCCGACCGGGGCCGCAGGATGAGGCTCAGCGGAGACCTGCCCACCCCGGCGGACCCGCCCTCCGGCTGCGTGTTCCGCACGCGCTGCCCGCTGCGACCCACCCTCGGCGAGGCCGAACAGGCTCGCTGTGCGGGGGAGGTGCCGTCAGTGGCGAGCGACGAAGGACCCGCCTGCCACTTCGCCGATCGGGCCGTTGCCGCCCGCCACTGA
- a CDS encoding amidohydrolase, translated as MLIRDVRPWGGERSDVQLDGTRIATIRPHDPAATPATEVVEGRGRLLLPAFSDVHVHLDSTRVGLPFRPHTGGPGVWTMMMNDRENWRDAEVALPERVAGTLERMIARGTTRVRTYAQVDVDCKLEKFEAVVAAKEKFGHLADVQIMTFPQAGILREPGTADYLEASLKAGADVMGGIDPCTLDRDPKGHLDVVFGLAEKYGVEVDIHLHEPGELGVFSTDLILERVRALGMQGKVTMSHAYELGSVNESTSRRLIEEFAELDIAMATVAPAGRGQLSLVQLTEAGVRVGLGEDGQRDYWSPYGNCDLLDRTWQLAFTNNFRRDDHIEMCLAVASMGGASIMSHDVPRLAGVTDRPGLAVGDRADLLLVDGETPTSAVMDRGTDRTVLHDGRIVADGLEVVTAAK; from the coding sequence ATGCTCATCCGTGACGTCCGCCCCTGGGGCGGCGAGCGCAGTGACGTCCAGCTCGACGGCACCCGCATCGCCACGATCCGCCCGCACGACCCGGCGGCCACGCCCGCCACAGAGGTCGTCGAGGGCCGCGGCCGCCTGCTCCTGCCGGCCTTCAGCGACGTCCATGTCCACCTGGACTCCACCCGCGTCGGCCTGCCGTTCCGCCCGCACACCGGCGGCCCCGGCGTGTGGACGATGATGATGAACGACCGCGAGAACTGGCGCGACGCCGAGGTCGCCCTGCCCGAGCGGGTGGCCGGCACCCTGGAGCGCATGATCGCCCGCGGTACGACGCGGGTGCGCACGTACGCGCAGGTCGACGTGGACTGCAAGCTGGAGAAGTTCGAGGCAGTCGTCGCCGCCAAGGAGAAGTTCGGGCACCTCGCCGACGTCCAGATCATGACGTTCCCGCAGGCCGGCATCCTGCGCGAGCCCGGCACCGCCGACTACCTGGAGGCCTCGCTCAAGGCGGGCGCCGACGTGATGGGCGGCATCGACCCCTGCACTCTGGACCGTGACCCCAAGGGCCACCTCGACGTTGTCTTCGGCCTTGCCGAGAAGTACGGCGTCGAGGTCGACATCCACCTGCACGAGCCCGGCGAGCTGGGCGTCTTCTCGACGGATCTGATCCTGGAGCGGGTGCGCGCGCTCGGTATGCAGGGCAAGGTCACCATGTCGCACGCCTACGAGCTCGGCTCCGTGAACGAATCCACCAGCCGTCGCCTCATCGAGGAGTTCGCGGAGCTCGACATCGCCATGGCGACCGTCGCTCCCGCGGGCCGCGGCCAACTCTCGCTCGTCCAGCTCACCGAGGCCGGCGTCCGCGTCGGCCTCGGCGAGGACGGCCAGCGCGACTACTGGAGCCCTTACGGCAACTGCGACCTGCTCGACCGCACCTGGCAGCTCGCCTTCACCAACAACTTCCGCCGCGACGACCACATCGAGATGTGCCTCGCGGTGGCGAGCATGGGCGGCGCCTCCATCATGAGCCACGACGTCCCGCGCCTCGCCGGGGTGACCGACCGGCCGGGCCTCGCGGTCGGCGACCGCGCCGATCTGCTCCTCGTCGACGGCGAGACGCCGACCAGCGCCGTCATGGACCGCGGCACCGACCGCACGGTCCTGCACGACGGCCGGATCGTGGCGGACGGCCTCGAAGTGGTCACCGCCGCCAAGTAG
- a CDS encoding DUF6221 family protein, giving the protein MTAALVAFVQARFNEELEKARFAGDVVVAQPERFGVEPEDAARHARFSVAAAEARLALLDDTVVPYLGTAGPGGLNAEFQLRLLAAPYVEHRDYPHDKEPADQPGSHT; this is encoded by the coding sequence ATGACCGCCGCCCTGGTGGCCTTTGTCCAGGCTCGTTTCAACGAGGAGCTGGAGAAGGCCCGCTTCGCCGGCGACGTGGTGGTCGCGCAGCCCGAACGCTTCGGCGTTGAGCCCGAGGACGCCGCCAGGCACGCCCGCTTCTCCGTCGCCGCCGCCGAAGCGCGCCTCGCGCTGCTTGACGACACCGTGGTGCCGTACCTGGGAACCGCGGGGCCGGGCGGCCTGAACGCCGAATTTCAGCTTCGGCTGCTTGCCGCGCCCTACGTCGAGCACCGGGACTACCCGCACGACAAGGAACCCGCCGACCAGCCCGGGAGCCACACATGA
- a CDS encoding DUF6221 family protein: MTAALVAFLQARLDEQETAAVAAGGTSEAWQALGTGVYSAASLDDDAPPPITAGPEVGGSDEDAARAKHIALHDPARVLRHVEATRGLLKHYTAPERSEGPPDAFNRYAASMQRMAVDMAVRHLAQAHADHPDYQSEWRP, translated from the coding sequence ATGACCGCTGCCTTGGTGGCCTTCCTCCAAGCCCGTCTCGACGAGCAGGAGACAGCCGCTGTTGCCGCCGGCGGCACGAGTGAGGCCTGGCAGGCATTGGGGACGGGCGTCTACTCCGCTGCCTCTCTGGATGACGACGCCCCACCTCCAATCACTGCTGGCCCGGAAGTCGGCGGGTCCGACGAGGACGCCGCCCGCGCCAAGCACATCGCCCTGCACGACCCGGCACGGGTGTTACGTCATGTTGAGGCGACACGGGGCCTGCTGAAGCACTACACGGCGCCCGAGAGGAGTGAAGGGCCTCCGGACGCGTTCAACCGCTACGCGGCCAGCATGCAACGCATGGCCGTCGACATGGCAGTGCGGCACCTCGCGCAGGCGCATGCCGACCACCCGGACTATCAGTCCGAGTGGCGCCCATAG